A region of Myxococcus stipitatus DSM 14675 DNA encodes the following proteins:
- a CDS encoding recombinase family protein, protein MTRVEMPETVLRRRTIVYVRQSTVAQVLDNMESRRRQDALADLARTYGFRDVVINGDDLDRSASGITARPGFEALVAQV, encoded by the coding sequence ATGACCCGCGTTGAAATGCCCGAGACGGTGCTGCGGCGGCGCACCATCGTCTATGTTCGTCAATCCACGGTCGCACAGGTTCTGGACAACATGGAGAGCCGGCGCCGCCAGGATGCTCTCGCGGACCTTGCGCGCACCTACGGCTTCCGCGACGTCGTCATCAATGGTGACGACCTGGACCGCTCCGCCAGCGGCATTACCGCTCGTCCGGGCTTTGAGGCGTTGGTCGCGCAGGTGTGA
- the pheT gene encoding phenylalanine--tRNA ligase subunit beta, whose protein sequence is MKISVKWLGDYVALPPSVDELARKLTAAGLEIEGLERPAEGLKGVVVGQIQESVQHPNADKLSVTKIDAGTGTLLQVVCGAKNFKVGDKVPLATVGAKLPNGMEIKQAALRGVDSSGMLCSSKELGLSEESSGLLILSPDQKVGTPIAEALGLDDVVLEVNVTPNRPDALSHLGVAREVGVVTGAALKVPQPKPVESGAPASEKVKVRVENPERCPRYAARVVENVTIKPSPQWMQDRLKACGVRAINNVVDVTNYVNLEFGQPLHAFDLDKLAGQEIVVRMAAKGEKLTTLDGKARTLDADDLVICDKSTPQALAGVMGGGDSEVTEKTTRLVLESANFVGSGVRRTAKRHVLHTEASHRFERGADLDAVVPALERAAQLIAELSGGTVAPGRVDVYPAEKPPRQVTLRFARVEKVLGVAVAEAEVRRILEALGFKKVAESAGQATYEVPRARVDVEREEDLLEEVARVYGYDNIPAKLPRGLAELAPEPAHAEAERRLRQALAGTGLSEVVNYSFVAPKSLEVLGLKEQPVELLNPLSVEQSVMRTSLLPGLLENLSRSVRHQVESVSVYETGRAYFRDAEGGQGIRPAAREVHRVAGLVWGLRGGGRSWTQKDARADFYDAKGAVEAVLAALRVEGTTWSPGGPAAYHPRASAEVKGADGTVLGYVGELHPRVVKALGLPEGVFVFELDTAPLYASARLVPEYHPLPKFPAVLRDLAVVVPVEQANEEVRKVILEVGGPLVEDALVFDVYTGKPIPEGKKNLAYALRYRSPDRTLTDVEVSEAHQRIISEVNQRLGASLRA, encoded by the coding sequence GTGAAGATTTCAGTGAAGTGGCTCGGTGATTACGTGGCGCTGCCGCCGTCGGTGGACGAGCTGGCGCGCAAGTTGACCGCCGCGGGCTTGGAGATTGAGGGCCTGGAGCGTCCGGCCGAAGGGCTCAAGGGCGTGGTGGTGGGGCAGATTCAAGAGTCCGTGCAGCACCCCAACGCGGACAAGCTCTCCGTCACGAAGATTGACGCCGGGACGGGCACGCTGCTGCAGGTGGTGTGCGGCGCGAAGAACTTCAAGGTCGGCGACAAGGTGCCGCTGGCCACGGTGGGCGCGAAGCTGCCCAACGGCATGGAGATCAAGCAGGCCGCGCTGCGGGGCGTGGACAGCTCCGGCATGCTCTGCTCCTCGAAGGAGCTGGGGTTGAGCGAGGAGTCCAGTGGCCTGCTCATCCTGTCGCCGGACCAGAAGGTCGGCACGCCCATCGCCGAGGCGCTGGGGCTGGATGACGTGGTGTTGGAGGTCAACGTCACGCCGAACCGCCCGGACGCGCTGAGCCACCTGGGCGTCGCGCGCGAGGTGGGCGTGGTGACGGGGGCGGCGCTGAAGGTGCCCCAGCCGAAGCCCGTGGAGTCGGGGGCTCCCGCGTCCGAGAAGGTGAAGGTCCGGGTGGAGAACCCGGAGCGCTGCCCCAGGTACGCGGCGCGCGTGGTGGAGAACGTCACCATCAAGCCGTCGCCGCAGTGGATGCAGGACCGGCTGAAGGCCTGTGGTGTTCGCGCCATCAACAACGTGGTGGACGTCACCAACTACGTGAACCTGGAGTTCGGCCAGCCGCTGCACGCGTTCGACCTGGACAAGCTCGCGGGGCAGGAGATCGTCGTCCGCATGGCGGCGAAGGGCGAGAAGCTGACCACGCTCGACGGCAAGGCGCGGACGCTGGACGCGGACGACCTGGTCATCTGCGACAAGTCCACGCCGCAGGCGCTCGCGGGTGTCATGGGCGGCGGGGACAGCGAGGTGACGGAGAAGACGACCCGACTGGTGCTGGAGTCGGCGAACTTCGTGGGCTCGGGCGTGCGGCGGACGGCGAAGCGGCACGTGCTGCACACGGAGGCGTCGCACCGCTTCGAGCGCGGCGCGGACCTGGACGCGGTGGTGCCGGCGCTCGAGCGGGCCGCGCAGCTCATCGCGGAGCTGTCGGGTGGCACGGTGGCGCCGGGCCGGGTGGACGTGTACCCGGCCGAGAAGCCGCCCCGGCAGGTGACGCTGCGCTTCGCGCGGGTGGAGAAGGTCCTGGGCGTGGCGGTGGCGGAGGCCGAGGTGCGCCGCATCCTGGAGGCGCTGGGCTTCAAGAAAGTCGCGGAGAGCGCGGGGCAGGCGACGTACGAGGTGCCTCGGGCGCGCGTGGACGTGGAGCGTGAGGAGGACCTGCTGGAGGAGGTCGCCCGCGTGTACGGCTACGACAACATCCCGGCGAAGCTGCCGCGCGGTCTGGCCGAGCTGGCGCCGGAGCCCGCGCACGCCGAGGCGGAGCGGCGGCTGCGCCAGGCGCTAGCGGGCACGGGGCTGAGCGAGGTCGTGAACTACTCGTTCGTCGCGCCGAAGAGCCTGGAGGTGCTGGGCCTGAAGGAGCAGCCGGTGGAGCTGCTCAATCCGTTGAGTGTCGAGCAGTCGGTGATGCGCACCAGCCTGTTGCCGGGGCTCCTGGAGAACCTGTCGCGCAGCGTGCGGCACCAGGTGGAGTCGGTGTCGGTGTACGAGACGGGGCGGGCCTACTTCCGCGACGCGGAGGGCGGGCAGGGGATTCGTCCCGCGGCGCGTGAGGTGCACCGCGTGGCGGGGTTGGTGTGGGGCCTGCGCGGGGGCGGCCGGAGCTGGACGCAGAAGGACGCCCGGGCGGACTTCTACGACGCGAAGGGCGCGGTGGAGGCGGTGCTCGCGGCGCTGCGCGTGGAGGGGACGACCTGGTCGCCGGGTGGGCCTGCGGCGTACCACCCTCGGGCGAGCGCGGAGGTGAAGGGGGCGGACGGGACGGTGCTGGGCTACGTGGGTGAGCTGCACCCCCGCGTGGTGAAGGCGCTGGGGCTGCCGGAGGGCGTGTTCGTGTTCGAGCTGGACACGGCGCCGCTGTATGCGTCCGCGCGCCTGGTGCCGGAGTACCACCCCTTGCCGAAGTTCCCCGCGGTGCTGCGAGACCTGGCGGTGGTGGTGCCGGTGGAGCAGGCGAACGAGGAAGTGCGGAAGGTGATTCTGGAGGTGGGCGGCCCGCTGGTGGAGGACGCGCTGGTGTTCGACGTCTACACGGGCAAGCCGATTCCGGAGGGGAAGAAGAACCTGGCGTACGCGCTGCGCTACCGTTCGCCGGACCGGACGCTGACGGACGTCGAGGTCAGCGAGGCGCATCAGCGCATCATCAGCGAGGTGAACCAGAGGCTGGGTGCTTCGCTGCGTGCCTGA
- the pheS gene encoding phenylalanine--tRNA ligase subunit alpha, with product MRDRLQALAEAARQEIAQAADLPAVEALRVRYLGKKGELSGVLGGMGKLPPDERRALGEVANTVKAELEKLLSDAIQRAEDAALEARLQGPGLDVTLPGRTVAPGSRHPVSRTMEDIVRTFSRLGFDVASGPEIELDYFNFEALNLPKDHPARDMQDTFYVEESSLGHAKKADSSVLLRTHTSPVQVRYMLQRKPPIRAVMPGRVYRRDSDITHTPMFHQVEGLLVDKDVTFAELKGSLDAFVKAFFGSDTRTRFRPSFFPFTEPSAEVDISCTSCGGKGCRVCKQTGWLEVLGSGMVHPNVFTSAGYDPGEVTGYAFGMGVERIAMLRYRIDDLRMMFENDSRFLEQF from the coding sequence ATGCGGGACAGGTTGCAGGCGTTGGCGGAGGCCGCTCGGCAGGAGATTGCCCAGGCGGCGGATCTCCCCGCGGTGGAGGCGCTTCGGGTCCGCTATCTGGGCAAGAAGGGTGAGCTGTCCGGTGTCCTCGGCGGCATGGGCAAGCTGCCCCCCGACGAGCGGCGCGCCCTGGGCGAGGTCGCGAACACGGTCAAGGCGGAGCTGGAGAAGCTGCTCTCGGACGCCATCCAGCGCGCGGAGGACGCGGCGTTGGAGGCTCGGCTCCAGGGCCCCGGGCTGGACGTGACGCTGCCGGGCCGCACGGTGGCGCCGGGGAGCCGGCACCCGGTGTCCCGGACGATGGAGGACATCGTCCGCACGTTCTCCCGGCTGGGCTTCGACGTGGCCAGCGGCCCGGAGATCGAGCTCGACTACTTCAACTTCGAGGCGCTGAACCTCCCGAAGGACCACCCCGCGCGGGACATGCAGGACACGTTCTACGTGGAGGAGTCCTCGCTGGGCCACGCGAAGAAGGCGGACAGCTCCGTGCTGCTCCGCACGCACACGTCGCCGGTCCAGGTCCGCTACATGCTCCAGCGCAAGCCGCCCATCCGCGCGGTGATGCCGGGGCGGGTGTACAGGCGCGACTCGGACATCACCCACACGCCCATGTTCCACCAGGTGGAAGGGCTGCTGGTGGACAAGGACGTGACGTTCGCCGAGCTGAAGGGCTCGCTGGACGCGTTCGTGAAGGCGTTCTTCGGCTCGGACACGCGCACGCGCTTCCGCCCGTCGTTCTTCCCGTTCACGGAGCCGTCGGCCGAGGTGGACATCTCCTGCACCTCGTGTGGCGGCAAGGGCTGCCGCGTGTGCAAGCAGACGGGATGGCTGGAGGTGCTGGGCAGCGGGATGGTGCATCCCAACGTGTTCACCTCGGCGGGGTATGACCCGGGCGAAGTGACGGGCTACGCGTTCGGCATGGGCGTGGAGCGCATCGCCATGCTGCGCTACCGCATCGACGACCTGCGGATGATGTTCGAGAACGACTCGCGGTTCCTCGAGCAGTTCTGA
- the rplT gene encoding 50S ribosomal protein L20 — MRVKKGVKARRRRNSILKLAKGFRGRRKNCYRRANQAVERALDYASRDRMQRKRDFRRLWIVRINAAARTVGLSYSKLIAGLAKAKISLDRKVLSDMAIADPSGFAAVANIAKAA, encoded by the coding sequence ATGCGCGTCAAGAAGGGTGTAAAGGCTCGTCGCCGTCGCAATAGTATTTTGAAGCTGGCCAAGGGTTTCCGCGGCCGCCGGAAGAACTGCTACCGCCGGGCGAACCAGGCGGTGGAGCGCGCGCTGGACTACGCCAGCCGTGACCGCATGCAGCGCAAGCGGGACTTCCGTCGCCTGTGGATCGTCCGCATCAACGCGGCGGCTCGCACGGTGGGCCTGTCCTACTCGAAGCTGATCGCCGGCCTGGCGAAGGCGAAGATCAGCCTGGACCGCAAGGTGCTGTCCGACATGGCCATCGCGGACCCCTCGGGCTTCGCGGCCGTCGCCAACATCGCGAAGGCGGCCTGA
- the rpmI gene encoding 50S ribosomal protein L35, which yields MPKLKTRSGAKKRFQVKKGGKVKHAKAFGKHLFTHAKTPKQKRGNRGTSHLRDMDAKKVIKEMFPYGA from the coding sequence ATGCCGAAGTTGAAGACCCGCAGTGGCGCGAAGAAGCGCTTCCAGGTGAAGAAGGGCGGCAAGGTCAAGCACGCCAAGGCCTTTGGCAAGCACCTCTTCACCCACGCCAAGACGCCGAAGCAGAAGCGCGGCAACCGCGGCACCAGCCATCTTCGCGATATGGACGCGAAGAAGGTCATCAAGGAAATGTTCCCCTACGGGGCCTGA
- the thrS gene encoding threonine--tRNA ligase — protein sequence MSDMITVTLPDGSQKQTARGTTIADFVRDSIGVGLAKAALFARVNGQDMDLARKLDEDAKLQIFTPKSPESLELIRHDAAHVVASAVQRLFPGTQVTIGPATEEGFYYDFFREKPFTPEDLEKIEAEANAELKKDSAFVRTEISMDDAIRLFEEKGEKFKVEIVKDIAERGAKTLTLYTHGDWVDFCLGPHAPSTGKIGVIKILSSSGAYWRGDHRNPMLQRVYGTAFFDKKAMQEYLTRIEEAKKRDHRKLGKELDLFHFHPYAPGAAFWTAKGTTFYQTLSDWMRRLTANDGYVEIKTPLMFNKGLWETSGHWGKYKENMFLVLDSESGEHDFSLKPMNCPSHHLFYGFKKHSYRDLPLRLHTQDVLHRNEAAGSLGGLTRVRQFAQDDAHIYCTEAQITDEVRRFVKLLDHVYKAVGLTYAVKLSTRPEQRLGDDSLWDRAEEGLKAALESLGLAYELAPGDGAFYGPKIDFAVSDSIGRRWQLGTMQLDYLAPERFDLSYVGEDNALHRPVVLHRAIFGSFERFTAILIEHFAGAFPAWLSPVQAVIVTVADRQAEYARKVRDTLRAKGFRVDYDERGMTLNAKIREAQLQKIPFTLVVGDNEVAAEGVAPRRYGGEDLKSMKLTDFEALLAKEAALP from the coding sequence ATGTCCGATATGATCACGGTGACGCTCCCCGACGGCAGTCAGAAGCAGACGGCCCGGGGTACCACCATCGCGGACTTCGTGCGGGACAGCATTGGCGTCGGTCTCGCCAAGGCCGCGTTGTTCGCCCGGGTGAACGGTCAGGACATGGACCTGGCCCGGAAGCTCGACGAGGACGCCAAGCTCCAGATCTTCACGCCCAAGAGCCCGGAGTCCCTGGAGCTCATCCGGCACGACGCCGCCCACGTGGTGGCGAGCGCCGTCCAGCGGCTCTTCCCCGGCACGCAGGTGACCATCGGTCCCGCGACGGAGGAGGGCTTCTACTACGACTTCTTCCGTGAGAAGCCCTTCACGCCCGAGGACCTGGAGAAGATCGAGGCCGAGGCCAACGCCGAGCTGAAGAAGGACTCGGCGTTCGTCCGGACGGAGATCTCCATGGACGACGCCATTCGCCTCTTCGAGGAGAAGGGCGAGAAGTTCAAGGTGGAGATCGTCAAGGACATCGCCGAGCGCGGCGCCAAGACGCTCACCCTCTACACGCACGGCGACTGGGTGGACTTCTGCCTGGGGCCCCACGCCCCGAGCACCGGGAAGATCGGCGTCATCAAGATCCTCTCCTCCAGCGGAGCCTACTGGCGCGGCGACCACCGCAACCCGATGCTCCAGCGCGTCTACGGCACGGCCTTCTTCGACAAGAAGGCGATGCAGGAGTACCTGACGCGCATCGAGGAGGCGAAGAAGCGCGACCACCGCAAGCTGGGCAAGGAGCTGGACCTCTTCCACTTCCACCCGTACGCGCCGGGCGCCGCCTTCTGGACCGCGAAGGGCACCACGTTCTACCAGACGCTCTCCGACTGGATGCGCCGTCTGACGGCGAACGATGGCTACGTGGAGATCAAGACGCCCCTGATGTTCAACAAGGGGCTCTGGGAGACCAGCGGCCACTGGGGCAAGTACAAGGAGAACATGTTCCTCGTGCTCGACAGCGAGTCGGGGGAGCATGACTTCTCGCTCAAGCCGATGAACTGCCCGTCGCACCACCTGTTCTACGGCTTCAAGAAGCACAGCTACCGCGACCTGCCGCTGCGCCTGCACACCCAGGACGTGCTCCACCGCAACGAGGCGGCGGGCTCGCTGGGCGGCCTCACGCGCGTGCGCCAGTTCGCGCAGGACGACGCGCACATCTACTGCACCGAGGCGCAGATCACCGATGAGGTGCGGCGCTTCGTGAAGCTGCTGGATCACGTCTACAAGGCGGTGGGGCTCACCTACGCGGTGAAGCTGTCCACGCGTCCCGAACAGCGTCTGGGGGATGACTCCCTCTGGGATCGCGCGGAGGAGGGCCTCAAGGCCGCGCTGGAGTCGCTGGGCCTGGCGTACGAGCTGGCCCCGGGCGACGGCGCGTTCTACGGGCCGAAGATCGACTTCGCGGTGTCCGACAGCATCGGCCGCCGGTGGCAGCTGGGCACCATGCAGCTGGACTACCTGGCGCCGGAGCGCTTCGACCTGTCGTACGTGGGCGAGGACAACGCGCTGCACCGGCCCGTCGTCCTCCACCGCGCCATCTTCGGCTCCTTCGAGCGCTTCACGGCCATCCTCATCGAGCACTTCGCCGGAGCCTTCCCCGCGTGGCTGTCCCCCGTGCAGGCGGTCATCGTCACCGTGGCGGATCGTCAGGCGGAGTACGCTCGCAAGGTTCGCGACACGCTGCGGGCCAAGGGTTTCCGGGTGGACTACGACGAGCGCGGCATGACGCTCAACGCGAAGATCCGCGAGGCCCAGCTCCAGAAGATTCCCTTCACGCTGGTGGTAGGCGACAACGAAGTCGCCGCCGAGGGTGTGGCGCCCCGTCGGTACGGCGGCGAGGACCTCAAGAGCATGAAGCTCACCGACTTCGAGGCCCTGCTGGCCAAGGAGGCGGCGCTTCCCTGA
- a CDS encoding uracil-DNA glycosylase — protein MTKLEKLHQEMVACRACPRLVEWREEVARVKRRAYREWTYWGKPVPGFGDARARLVIVGLAPAAHGANRTGRMFTGDRSGDFLFSGLHRAGFANQGTSEHREDGLALKDAFIVAAGRCAPPDNKPLPEELARCAPFLDREMALLPARVFLALGAIGWNAALASLERGGVVFGSPRPAFGHGAEVALPGGRTLVGCYHVSQQNTQTGRLTPAMFDAVMARVRALIAEAP, from the coding sequence GTGACGAAGCTGGAGAAGCTCCACCAGGAGATGGTGGCGTGCCGGGCCTGTCCTCGGTTGGTGGAATGGCGGGAGGAAGTCGCCCGGGTGAAGCGCCGCGCGTACCGGGAGTGGACTTACTGGGGCAAGCCCGTGCCGGGGTTCGGAGATGCCCGAGCGCGGCTGGTCATCGTGGGATTGGCGCCCGCGGCGCATGGGGCGAACCGGACGGGGCGGATGTTCACTGGAGATCGCTCCGGGGACTTCCTCTTCTCGGGGCTGCACCGCGCGGGCTTCGCGAACCAGGGGACCAGCGAGCATCGGGAGGACGGCCTGGCCCTGAAGGACGCCTTCATCGTGGCCGCCGGTCGCTGTGCGCCTCCGGACAACAAGCCGCTTCCGGAGGAGTTGGCCCGGTGTGCCCCGTTTCTTGATCGCGAGATGGCGCTGCTTCCGGCCCGGGTGTTCCTGGCGCTGGGGGCCATCGGATGGAATGCGGCCTTGGCGTCGTTGGAGCGGGGTGGGGTGGTGTTCGGTTCACCGCGTCCCGCGTTCGGCCACGGGGCGGAAGTCGCGCTCCCGGGAGGGAGGACCCTGGTGGGCTGCTACCACGTGAGCCAACAGAACACGCAGACGGGGCGGCTGACGCCGGCCATGTTCGACGCGGTGATGGCGAGGGTCCGAGCGCTGATCGCGGAAGCGCCGTGA
- a CDS encoding AI-2E family transporter: MSQSPVPPVLQAVKAQGVEPLPEAEAPPVPEGELTELEARRIDLWWSGVMVGSLGLVFALLAVFGGVAVPVLLALSGAYIFNPMVTSLEKRGMDRTLGTTLVFTAGTLLLAGAVLYLIPVFRDEALKLPDFFSRASTQVVPRVEALLGRSVPDLVRQRTAELGQQASDLVQSAGPAAARLLAAFAGNTARFVATLLGLAVVPVLAFFFLQDYPRLMGLVKDLLPRRAVGLVGRRFAEVDEVLSAFVRGQLTVGALLSVIYAAGLSAARIDMAIVIGVIAGFGNMVPYLGTGVGILLSLVGVMLSWQGPWQIGMVVGTFVVGQMLEGFVITPRIVGEKVGLAPVAIIIAILAFGELFGFVGILLAVPVAAILKVVLRVVIQRYQRTSLYMGEAGPR; this comes from the coding sequence GTGAGCCAGTCGCCGGTGCCTCCGGTCCTCCAGGCGGTCAAGGCGCAGGGGGTGGAGCCCCTCCCCGAAGCCGAGGCGCCTCCGGTGCCCGAAGGGGAGCTGACGGAGCTCGAGGCCCGTCGCATCGACCTCTGGTGGTCGGGCGTGATGGTCGGCTCGCTGGGGTTGGTCTTCGCGCTGCTCGCGGTGTTCGGCGGCGTGGCGGTGCCCGTGCTGCTGGCGCTCTCGGGGGCCTACATCTTCAACCCGATGGTGACGTCGCTCGAGAAGCGAGGGATGGACCGCACGCTGGGGACGACGCTCGTCTTCACGGCGGGGACGCTGCTGCTGGCGGGGGCGGTGCTCTATCTCATCCCGGTGTTCCGCGACGAGGCGCTGAAGCTCCCGGACTTCTTCAGCCGGGCGAGCACGCAGGTGGTGCCGAGGGTGGAGGCGCTCCTGGGCCGCTCCGTGCCGGACCTGGTGCGGCAGCGCACCGCGGAGCTGGGGCAGCAGGCGTCCGACCTGGTGCAGAGCGCGGGGCCAGCGGCGGCGCGCCTCCTGGCCGCCTTCGCTGGCAACACGGCGCGCTTCGTGGCGACGCTGCTCGGGTTGGCGGTGGTGCCGGTGCTGGCCTTCTTCTTCCTCCAGGACTACCCGCGGCTGATGGGGCTCGTGAAGGACTTGCTGCCCCGGCGCGCGGTGGGGCTGGTGGGCCGGCGCTTCGCGGAGGTGGACGAGGTGCTCTCCGCCTTCGTCCGAGGGCAGCTCACCGTGGGAGCGCTGCTGTCGGTCATCTACGCGGCGGGGTTGTCGGCCGCGCGCATCGACATGGCCATCGTCATCGGAGTGATTGCCGGGTTCGGCAACATGGTCCCGTACCTGGGCACGGGTGTGGGCATCCTCCTGTCGCTCGTGGGGGTGATGTTGTCGTGGCAGGGGCCCTGGCAGATTGGAATGGTGGTGGGCACCTTCGTCGTCGGCCAGATGCTGGAGGGCTTTGTCATCACCCCGCGCATCGTCGGGGAGAAGGTGGGGCTGGCGCCGGTGGCGATCATCATCGCCATCCTGGCGTTCGGCGAGCTGTTCGGCTTCGTGGGCATCCTCCTGGCCGTGCCGGTGGCCGCCATCCTCAAGGTGGTCCTTCGCGTGGTGATCCAGCGCTACCAGCGGACGTCCCTCTACATGGGGGAGGCGGGTCCTCGGTGA
- a CDS encoding PEGA domain-containing protein: MSRARELMAGARNPTGDVTLRCEPEDADVYLDGVLQGLCSDYSGNPKGLSLGVGLHHIEVKKQGYWPYTTYYEPSGARARLTVQLRPSTP, from the coding sequence TTGTCGCGGGCCCGCGAGCTGATGGCCGGGGCGCGCAACCCCACGGGAGACGTGACGCTGCGCTGCGAGCCCGAGGACGCCGACGTCTACCTGGACGGTGTGCTGCAGGGGTTGTGCAGCGACTACTCGGGCAACCCCAAAGGGCTCAGTCTGGGCGTGGGGCTGCACCACATCGAGGTCAAGAAGCAGGGGTATTGGCCCTACACGACGTACTATGAGCCCAGCGGCGCGCGGGCCCGGCTGACCGTTCAGCTTCGTCCGTCGACGCCCTAG
- a CDS encoding LPP20 family lipoprotein: MRLARWALLLAVPLSAQGQSRVMKPAARSTVEVVRPVASAGVNWEGQVLRATGAGAPDLKAANPAQARLGAERAAKQDASRNLLEQVRGLHVSAGRSVGDEMAREEVRGRVETAVSGYKVVAKRFFSDSGVEVDVEVPLAAITSALVTPAPEAPIVFNAEGARRYTGLVVDARGLGLKPVLAPRLLDGAGKALYGAAALSSEARESTGVAAWFSSLEMAKKAALVGAKPMVVKASSVKGSDLVLSAEDVKLLGEVNTRFLAEGRVVIVAQ, from the coding sequence GTGAGGCTCGCGCGATGGGCGTTGTTGTTGGCGGTGCCGCTGTCGGCACAGGGCCAGAGCAGGGTGATGAAGCCCGCGGCTCGTTCCACCGTTGAGGTCGTCCGTCCGGTGGCGAGCGCGGGGGTGAACTGGGAGGGGCAGGTGCTTCGGGCGACGGGAGCGGGTGCTCCGGACCTGAAGGCGGCCAATCCAGCGCAGGCCCGGTTGGGCGCGGAGCGTGCGGCGAAGCAGGACGCGTCCCGGAATCTGCTGGAGCAGGTGCGGGGACTGCACGTCAGCGCGGGCCGGAGCGTGGGCGATGAGATGGCTCGCGAGGAGGTCCGGGGCCGGGTGGAGACGGCCGTCAGCGGGTACAAGGTCGTCGCCAAACGTTTCTTTTCGGACAGTGGCGTCGAAGTGGACGTCGAGGTGCCGCTGGCCGCCATTACCTCCGCGCTGGTGACGCCCGCGCCGGAGGCCCCCATCGTCTTCAATGCCGAGGGCGCCCGGCGGTACACGGGCCTGGTGGTGGATGCGCGGGGCCTGGGGCTGAAGCCCGTGCTCGCGCCCCGGCTGCTGGATGGGGCGGGCAAGGCGCTCTACGGTGCCGCGGCCCTGTCGAGCGAGGCCCGAGAGTCGACGGGTGTCGCCGCGTGGTTCAGCAGCCTGGAGATGGCGAAGAAGGCCGCGCTGGTGGGCGCGAAGCCCATGGTGGTGAAGGCCTCGAGCGTGAAGGGCTCCGACCTGGTGCTCTCCGCGGAGGACGTGAAGCTGCTGGGCGAGGTCAACACGCGCTTCCTGGCCGAAGGCCGCGTCGTCATCGTCGCCCAATAG
- a CDS encoding PilZ domain-containing protein translates to MSDKRKAKRAPLDIYLNKYMGGVPYMSRAADISPEGVSLARLIEPQHDAKRVGLQFQLPGSEEIIYAEGEVVREWVELNSAKREHSGVRFTLLTERHRKMIDAYVDRHGRPASEN, encoded by the coding sequence ATGAGCGACAAGCGGAAGGCGAAGCGGGCGCCCCTCGACATCTACTTGAACAAGTACATGGGCGGCGTGCCGTACATGTCGCGAGCCGCGGACATCAGCCCGGAAGGGGTGAGTCTGGCGCGCTTGATTGAGCCCCAGCACGACGCGAAGCGCGTGGGTCTCCAGTTCCAGCTCCCCGGCTCGGAGGAGATCATCTACGCCGAGGGCGAGGTCGTCCGCGAGTGGGTGGAGCTGAACTCCGCCAAGCGCGAGCACTCGGGCGTGCGCTTCACGCTGCTGACCGAGCGGCACCGGAAGATGATTGATGCCTACGTCGACCGGCACGGCCGCCCGGCGAGCGAGAACTGA
- a CDS encoding FKBP-type peptidyl-prolyl cis-trans isomerase, whose product MRTMWMATLALVLGATGAQAQGGGAAKKSEPAAKAASAETAPDDLPEESKTVYALGLSVGKDLSLFALTPDELKLLQRGISDGMTGNPSSIEPKEYAPKIQAFAKARQAQAGNAVLERAAKEPGAVKLPSGVIYREVKAGTGKSPRVTDTVKVHYEGRLVDGTIFDTSAKRGIPVEFPLNGVISCWTQGVARMKVGGKAKLTCPGGTAYGERPPPGSRIPPNAVLTFDVELVDVPGDTSRP is encoded by the coding sequence ATGCGAACGATGTGGATGGCGACGCTCGCGCTGGTGCTCGGCGCCACGGGAGCTCAGGCCCAAGGTGGCGGCGCCGCGAAGAAGTCCGAGCCCGCCGCGAAGGCCGCCTCGGCGGAGACCGCACCGGATGACCTCCCGGAGGAGTCGAAGACCGTCTACGCGCTGGGCTTGAGCGTGGGGAAGGACCTCTCCCTCTTCGCCCTCACGCCCGACGAGCTGAAGCTCCTCCAGCGCGGCATCTCCGATGGCATGACGGGCAACCCCTCCTCCATCGAGCCGAAGGAGTACGCCCCCAAGATTCAAGCGTTCGCCAAGGCACGCCAGGCCCAGGCCGGCAACGCGGTGCTGGAGCGCGCGGCCAAGGAGCCCGGCGCGGTGAAGCTCCCCTCGGGAGTCATCTACCGCGAGGTCAAGGCGGGCACCGGCAAGAGCCCTCGCGTCACCGACACGGTGAAGGTCCACTACGAGGGCCGCCTCGTCGACGGCACCATCTTCGACACGTCCGCCAAGCGCGGCATCCCCGTGGAGTTCCCGCTCAACGGCGTCATCTCCTGCTGGACCCAGGGCGTCGCGAGGATGAAGGTGGGCGGCAAGGCGAAGCTGACGTGCCCGGGCGGCACCGCCTACGGCGAGCGCCCGCCTCCGGGCTCGCGCATCCCGCCCAACGCCGTCCTCACCTTCGACGTGGAGCTGGTGGACGTGCCCGGCGACACGTCCCGCCCGTAG